The following DNA comes from Heliangelus exortis chromosome 2, bHelExo1.hap1, whole genome shotgun sequence.
TTGCCAAGGAGCAATCTGAAAACTACTGGAGGAAAATAGTTCAGGTTGGATGGAAAAGGTCACCCCTAAGAAGACCAGGATGCTGGTCATATGGAGCATCTAGTGATGGGTGTtctttctatatatatatatttttttttttttttttctacttactGAGTTTTAAAAGCACAGTACTGGACTATGAGGAATTCATCACCTGCAAGGTGATCTGTACCATGACCATTACAGACATGGCAACGTGTCCCTGTGAAGCTTATCAAGAACTTCCCATCAGCACTGCCTGGGATGAGGGGTGCACAGGTCCAGGGATTCTCTGTCTGTAGCCCCCATCAGCCCCCTAGGACCTCTTGTTAACtcactccctttctcttctcaCAGGCCCAGCGACCGTGGCGAAGGATGGGGCTGAAGCCAGCAACCCCGGCAGTCCTTGGAGTGTTgctggccctggccctgctggtcCTGTCTCACCTGCCCCCATTGCCAGAGCAGTCCCCACCCTGGCCACCAGCATTGTCCCCTCCAGGCCCccagcaggaggtggctgcacCCCTGTTTGGGGAACAAACCCACAGAAAAATGTCCTCCATGCCCTCCTCTCGCTTGCGGTGGCACCAGGCTCCCAgccagagcaggaggcagcggcggggggtggcaggggctgctccctcGTGGCTCTCTGATGATGACCTCCAGAAGATGAGACTGCTGGCCAGTGGGCAGGTGATCTCCAAAACCCGCATCCCGGCCCACGGACAAGTCCTACGAGTGGGTCTGCAGGCTGTGGGAAATGCTGAGGGGGACATCTTGCCAGCTGGCCCAGAGGAGGACTGCCAGGATGGGAGATGTGGGCTCATCAAGCGTCCCGGGGACCTCTATGAGGTGCTGGCCTTCCACCTGGACAGGGTTCTGGGGCTGAACCGCAGCCTGCCTGCAGTGGCCCGGCGCTTcaccagccacctcctgccctaCAGCTACACTGATGGCTCCCCACGACCCATCGTCTGGTGGGCACCTGACCTCCAGCACCTGGAGGATGCCAACAATGACCAGAACTCCTGTgccctgggctggctgcagtaccaggagatgctgcagcccCATGGACCAATGTGGGTGGCTGGGGAcgctccctgctccagcatcccacGTGGTGAATGGAGCCGCTTGGCCCTCTTTGACTTTCTCCTCCAGGTAGGGCTGGGATGAGGGAGACTGACTCTCCCATCAGCTGTGCCACCTGGGCACCCCTGTTCCTGCCTTGTCTGACCATCATCTCTTTCTTCTCCATGGGCTCACATAGGCTGTAGTTTCTCAGGATGTATTTGTACCCATTAGCAAATGGGGAGCAGCAGAACTTTGGGCAGAAGTGGTTTGGCCCAAGCACAGTCCATGCTTGGGACATGCAAGGGAAACACAGGAAGGTTTTGGATGTGGCAAGTCTGCTCCTTTATGGATAAATTTTATTCCATCcccattttctctgctttgcttggacgcaggcagcagctcaggatgGGGCATCCCTGGGGACAAGCAGTGTGTTCTGTAACAGCCCCATAAGATTCAGCTTCTGGGGATCCTCTGCTGGTGCTAGAAATCAGGAGCCCTGTTCTTTCACATGGTGCTGCTTTGCTTCTCCTCAGGATTAATAGTGCTTAATCTTCTGTCTGGAAAATCACACCCTGCAGCTGCACGAGACTACGATAGCATCTCGGAGAGTTACCATTTCTTAGAGGGCAGCTGTGAGGAGGCAAAAGTGGTTAAAAAATAGCCTGCTTAGACACCTTGGGGCAGGAGCTTTGATTATCAGAAAAGGGGATACCGTCTGAAAGGGCAAGtattaaactaaaaaaagaacaaggtgaagaaaggggggaaaacagactattaaaatacatattgtctttttttttttttttttttgcgaaGCCTAACCATTAGTCTTTACCTCACACTATGTCTACAGAGGTGAAGCAGCTCTGGATGggcttggaaatattttatctgaaacATCCAAAGAGAAGATGCCCCAGGCCAAAATGCCATCAAGTGCAAAGGAAAGGCTGAGCCTGCAGGAGAAAGTATGTAGTTTTAAGGAGACTTTCCCTCAGAGGACCAAAGGCAatccacagcttttcctcaATAAGTCTGATGGGATCCTCCCATGTGGAAAAGTCATGTAAAGGTAAAGAGGCTCTAAGTCAGCAGGATGTTATGGGAGATGGCTTCAGCCTCTCACAGCCCTTTCTGGGGCAGGAGACTTGAGCCCTGCTGTATATTGGAATTGAAACCTTGGTTGTTTTCTTCAACTAGCCTTAAGATTGGCAGCTTATATGTTGATTTCTCCTTGCATTTGCCATAAGGGAGCACCCCTCTCCAGAGCAAAATGCATGTGGAAGGTGGGCAGCTGCTGATAGCTTTGGCTTGCACTTGGAAAAGGGCCAAAAATGCATCATCTCCAAAGCTCTGCAGCCACATTCCTGCCCTTTGGCACCCACTTCCCAGTCTGGGGGAGAGCAAGGAAGTTTCCCTGGAGGAAGCCATCCCAGgctgagaggctgagggagctggggcttttcagcctggaggaggctcagagcagacctcatcactctctacaactccctgaaaggaggttgtagccaggggggggttggtctcttttcccaggcaactctcagcaagacaagagggcatggtctcaagttgtgccgggggaggtttaggttggacattagaaagaatttctttactgagagggtgatcaggcattggaatgggctgccccgggaagtggtggattctccatccctggagatatttaaaaagagactggatgtggcactcagtgccatggtctggtaactgcagtggcagtggatcaagggttggacttgatgatctctgaggtcccttccaacccagccaattctatgattctatgattctatgattctatggctgGAAAGCCTTGTCAGACCCAAGTGGATGCTTTGGTATGATGGCCAGGCTCCACATGGGACAAAAGAGGGTTTGAAGGGGAGCTTCTCACAGAGTTTGAGTTTGAATAGAAGGTGCAGCTGTATTTGTGTTCCAGGAGTAAAATCTAATGTCCCATTAGTCAGATTAGTTTAGGCTCTAGTGTACTGATCCACCTTGGTTTAACAGGCACTCGCAGGCAGGTACCTGAGCACATTTAATGTCTCTGTAAGTCCTCTCAGGCTGCCTTCATGTTCTGTACAGCCTGGAAAACAAGGTAGCAGCTGAGAGaaacagctgagctgagctttccAGGAGGTAGACAAAGGAGATGCATggagaaaattttctttcatttcagtgtgttttgtgTGAAACAACACTATAGAAGTTTTAACCAGTGCGTCTCCCAGTGGAGAAATGCTGACCCAAGTGCTTCATTAAATCTCAGGAAGCAGAGTTTTCCAGTATGGGATTAATCATAGTTCTCAGTGGGTTATGAATATAATGGCCATGGAAATCAAACTTGGTGCTTCCTGCAGCATCTTCTCCAGCACTTTATTAGTGTTCGGGTTCAGACTGAACTCTGTCTCAAATGGCAGCCTGTAATTGCCAAGTTTTTCTAATTATCAGGGTGAGGGGAACAGACAGCCACTGTGGATCACttggtttatatatatatacatatatatatataaaatcacagagtcatagaatgtcAAATGATGTCCTGTCTTCTTCTGACAAAGATGCAGAAGCTTCACAAATACCAAGGAAGGCTATTGTTGCTGAGTCTGacagagatttatttcttttaaaagtccCTTGTCTCTTTGAGGGTGTGGATGAAAGGCTGGAAGCTGCCAAGCAGCACTGGGGTTTCTACAGGGACTGGGGTGGGAAGGTGGGGAGTTTGGCAGCCTTGACAACATGGAGCCTTAGCAGTGCCTGCAAATAATTAAACACAAATATAGCTAAAACAAGTCACCACAGCCCAACTTAAATGTCAGGCATTCTCTGCACAGATCACTTTTTCCCTTACAGATCTTTTTCCATTCATCGTCTTTCCATTGAGGGCTGCTCAGGTTACTGGTAGTTTGGATGAAAGGGTGTATATGAGCCAGGACTCAGAAGAAACCATCATCCAGTGCACCAagactagaaaaagaaaaaaaatttctttctgaggTTTCAGAGCCTAGGTTTCCCTGGGtacatttgggttttttcccattcCTCACTGTGTATATCTTCCCTTGGCCTCATCTGGAAGGATGACCAAGACTCTGTGCAAATATGGAATATGGAACTACCAGGTACAGAAGATGTCTGAGTTCCATCAGGAAAGCCTCTCACCATCACTGCTGTTGGTCCCTTCTCCAAACCATGAGGATTTCACAAGTCAGCTCAGCTTCTGAATTCTTCCCTGCCTCTGTCTCACTCACTCAATGGTGtatgcagcttttccttttcatgtctATTGAGGATTCTTAGAAAccctttatttttcactgagCAGGAAAAGTTCTGGACCTCCTCACCCCTGGCACCTGTCCCTGCTAAGGTGTCCAAATATCTCCTGCAGGTTCATGATCGCCTGGACCGCTACTGCTGTGGGTTTCAGCCTGATCCCTCTGAGCCCTGTGTGGAGGAGATGCTCCATGAGAAGTGCCGAAACCCGGCAGAGCTGGTCCTGGTCCATATTCTGGTATGTCCCCACGATCCCCATTTTAGCTCAGGGCTAAAATGAAGATGCCTGGGAGGCCCTTGCAGCTGATGTCGCAGCAAGGGTAATGTAGGTCCCGTGGTGGGAGGTGCATTTTGGAGTGAGCTGGGCTTTGGCAGCTGCTGGCCCCAAGATGCTCTCAGGATTATccaatgcattaaaaaattagCCTCAACAGCCAAACCAGTGACTCCCCTCAGCAAGTGTACTTCTCCCTCCTGTCACGCTGTCAGGTCCGGAGGAGCATGCCGTCCCGCCTGGTGTTCATTGACAATGCAGGCAAACCACAGCACCCTGAGGAAAAGCTCAACTTCAGGCTCCTGCAAGGCATAGACAGGTAGGCAGGGTGATGCACACCCTCCTGGGGGCACGTCCCAGCTGAGGGCTGAGCTTGCACATGAGGGATGGACACCAGGCCTATGTGCACACATTCATGACACTCCTGTGAAGTGGGGCCCCCTCCCACCAGGGATGAGCCAGCTGGGTGGGCTCACAAACCACCACAGTTTCCCCTGCCCTGAAACTGGCTGCTCATCGTGCTTTAGGTGGCTGATGGCCATCTTTTAAAGCCATGTTTCCCTTCTCTAACTGGCAGCTgcacaaaaataatgaataatcagatatttcagcatttcttgcCTCATTGCCCATCAGACATGTGGCACACCATCAGCCCCTTGATTTGGAGATCGTTTGGATCCATTTCTGATGGAGCTGTCACACACACTCGCCATGGGCAGAGCTTTGAGCATGAGGCTCCTTATCTCATGCCCCTTTG
Coding sequences within:
- the GASK1A gene encoding Golgi-associated kinase 1A; this encodes MGLKPATPAVLGVLLALALLVLSHLPPLPEQSPPWPPALSPPGPQQEVAAPLFGEQTHRKMSSMPSSRLRWHQAPSQSRRQRRGVAGAAPSWLSDDDLQKMRLLASGQVISKTRIPAHGQVLRVGLQAVGNAEGDILPAGPEEDCQDGRCGLIKRPGDLYEVLAFHLDRVLGLNRSLPAVARRFTSHLLPYSYTDGSPRPIVWWAPDLQHLEDANNDQNSCALGWLQYQEMLQPHGPMWVAGDAPCSSIPRGEWSRLALFDFLLQVHDRLDRYCCGFQPDPSEPCVEEMLHEKCRNPAELVLVHILVRRSMPSRLVFIDNAGKPQHPEEKLNFRLLQGIDSFPAAAVSTLRSGRLQSLLLESLHLDQELWDSQGGTKGLRPLLQTIDRRARVLLQYIQEHNLTVFRDSLS